A genomic segment from Plasmodium sp. gorilla clade G2 genome assembly, chromosome: 3 encodes:
- a CDS encoding T-complex protein 1 subunit eta, translating into MSHLMSLPIVLLKEGTDTSQGRSQIIRNINACQIIVDIVKTTLGPRGMDKLIYTDRDVTITNDGATVMNLLNISHPAASILVDIAKSQDDEVGDGTTSVVVVAGELLNEAKGLLNDGIESNMIIDGFRNACNVAINKLNELSLNFSNKNEEEKRNILLKCAQTALNSKLVSNHKEFFGELVVNAVYKLGDNLDKSNIGIKKVTGGSCLDTQLIYGVAFKKTFSYAGFEQQPKTFINPKILLLNVELELKAEKENAEVRIENPNEYNSIVQAEWDIIFKKLNLIKDSGANIVLSKLPIGDIATQFFADHDIFCAGRVEDADLKRTANATGAIVQTSLFNLNNDILGTCGVFEEVQIGNERYNIFKECLKTKSVTLILRGGAKQFIEEVERSINDAIMIVLRCITNSEIVPGAGSIEMQLSKYLRIYSRSICNKEQIVLFSFAKALESIPRHLSHNAGYDSTDILNKLRKKHSEQTSDIWYGVDCMEGDIINAYDHCIFEVTKIKRNVIYSATEAACLILSIDETIKNPSSSAGTQRSPYS; encoded by the exons ATGAGTCACTTAAtg tcGTTGCCAATTGTGCTGTTGAAGGAAGGGACGGATACTTCTCAAGGAAGAAGCCAAATAATTAGGAATATCAATGCATGTCAGATTATTGTAGATATAGTTAAAACAACTTTAGGTCCTAGAGGTATggataaattaatatatactgATAGAGATGTTACTATTACTAATGATGGTGCTACAGTAATGAATTTATTGAATATTAGTCATCCAGCTGCTTCAATATTAGTTGATATAGCTAAATCTCAAGATGATGAAGTAGGTGATGGAACTACTTCTGTTGTTGTTGTAGCAGgtgaattattaaatgaagcTAAAGGTTTATTAAATGATGGTATTGAATCAAATATGATTATTGATGGATTTCGTAATGCATGTAATGTAGCtataaacaaattaaatgaattaagtttaaatttttctaataagaatgaagaagagaaaagaaatattttattaaaatgtgCTCAAACAGCTTTAAATTCGAAATTAGTTTCTAATCATAAAGAATTTTTTGGTGAACTAGTTGTTAATGCTGTTTATAAATTAGGTGATAATTTAGATAAATCAAATATAGGTATTAAAAAAGTTACTGGTGGTTCTTGTTTAGATACTCAATTAATTTATGGTGTTGCATTCAAAAAAACCTTTTCTTATGCTGGATTTGAACAACAACCAAAAACTTTTATTAAtccaaaaattttattattaaatgtagAATTAGAATTAAAAgcagaaaaagaaaatgctGAAGTCAGAATTGAAAACcctaatgaatataattcaATAGTTCAAGCTGAATGGGATATtatctttaaaaaattaaatctaATTAAAGATAGTGGTGCTAATATTGTTTTATCAAAATTACCTATAGGTGATATAGCTACACAATTTTTTGCAGACCATGATATATTTTGTGCTGGAAGAGTAGAAGATGCTGATTTAAAAAGAACAGCAAATGCAACTGGAGCTATAGTTCAAACATccttatttaatttaaataatgatatattaggTACATGTGGTGTTTTTGAAGAAGTACAAATAGGAAATgaaagatataatatttttaaagaatgTTTAAAAACCAAATCTGTAACACTTATTTTAAGAGGAGGAGCAAAACAATTTATTGAAGAAGTAGAAAGATCTATTAATGATGCTATTATGATTGTATTAAGATGTATAACTAATTCAGAAATCGTACCTGGAGCTGGATCTATAGAAATGCAATTATCAAAATATCTAAGAATCTATAGTAGATCTATTTGTAATAAAGAACaaattgtattattttcatttgctAAAGCATTGGAATCTATACCTAGACATTTATCACATAATGCAGGATATGATTCAACagatatattaaacaaattaagaaaaaaacattCTGAACAAACTAGCGATATCTGGTATGGAGTAGACTGTATGGAAGGAGATATTATTAATGCATATGATCATTGTATTTTCGAAGTaactaaaataaaaagaaatgttatatatagtGCTACTGAAGCGGCATGTCTAATTTTATCCATAGATGAAACTATAAAAAACCCAAGTAGTTCTGCAGGAACACAAAGAAGTCCATACTcataa
- a CDS encoding DNA polymerase epsilon subunit b, putative, translating to MDPKITNEEVEEIIKHINENKKNEGEHQDKKIKKKHFVYENLSERFIITCPTYTQQFSDIYSLRIKIMKTLLMKTIEDVVKKEEGNEKKHNINNINDINDINNDTINNNNSNSNNYHVLQYLKEIKVNEKCYCIGTIFKKMELRPSILNEYLSEINIIDDSINYTHDEDVLFLEDETARLKLEGNINSDFYITGLTLIVKGIGMSNGSLYVEEIIYSYIPKLSIPSCISNDDKYILFVSGLYINELNKSINNISLLRNFILRLHGDKYLSENLIRLIILGNSLSNIDNDENDMNTIDVFLSSLCCSIHIDLMPGDKDPSDANLPQQPFPNLFFKKTRNFNSFQCVTNPYLFSIDNINICCMSGEPVHNITSYSKNNKMNALKIIAQSRILSPTSPDTLGCYPFTKNDPFCLNDDHTYPHIFINGNCSNLEVQYMNNDKKQLPLLVCLPNFHTSPKAFLINLKNLEYKILTFQVDQ from the coding sequence ATGGACCCCAAAATAACAAACGAAGAAGtggaagaaataataaaacatattaatGAGAATAAGAAGAATGAAGGAGAACACcaggataaaaaaataaagaagaaacatTTTGTATATGAGAATTTATCAGAAAGGTTTATAATTACATGCCCTACATATACACAACAATTTAGTGATATATACAgtttaagaataaaaattatgaaaacgCTTTTAATGAAAACGATAGAAGATGTAGTAAAGAAAGAAGaaggaaatgaaaaaaaacataatataaataatataaatgatataaatgatataaataatgacactataaataataataatagtaatagtaataattatcatgttcttcaatatttaaaagaaattaaagtAAATGAAAAATGTTATTGTATTGGaacaatttttaaaaaaatggaattaCGTCCATCcatattaaatgaatatcTAAGTGAAATAAACATAATTGATGATTCCATAAATTATACACATGATGaagatgtattatttttagaaGATGAAACAGCTAGATTAAAATTAGAAGGAAATATAAACAgtgatttttatataacaggATTAACATTAATAGTTAAAGGTATTGGTATGAGTAATGGTTCATTATATGtagaagaaattatatattcttatataccTAAATTATCTATACCATCATGTATTagtaatgatgataaatatattttatttgtatctggattatatattaatgaattaaataaaagtattaataatatatctttattaagAAATTTTATTCTCAGATTACATGgtgataaatatttatcagAAAATCTAATTAGATTAATTATTCTTGGGAATTCATTAAGtaatattgataatgatgaaaatgatatgaATACAATAGATGTTTTCTTATCTTCATTGTGTTGTTCTATACATATTGATTTAATGCCTGGAGATAAAGATCCTAGTGATGCAAATTTACCACAACAACCATTTCctaatcttttttttaaaaaaacaagaaaTTTTAATTCTTTCCAATGTGTTACAAatccatatttattttctattgataatattaatatatgttgtATGTCAGGAGAACCTGTTCATAATATTACTtcttattcaaaaaataataaaatgaatgcTCTCAAAATTATTGCTCAAAGTAGAATATTATCTCCCACATCTCCAGATACTTTAGGATGTTACCCATTTACTAAAAATGATCCTTTCTGCTTAAATGACGATCATACATAtccacatatatttattaatggAAACTGTTCTAATTTAGAAGTacaatatatgaataatgataaaaaacaATTACCTCTATTAGTATGTCTTCCAAATTTTCACACCTCACCTAAAGCTTTCCTTATTAACCTCAAAAATTTagaatacaaaatattaacCTTTCAAGTTGaccaataa